One part of the Vicia villosa cultivar HV-30 ecotype Madison, WI linkage group LG6, Vvil1.0, whole genome shotgun sequence genome encodes these proteins:
- the LOC131613523 gene encoding uncharacterized protein LOC131613523: MHLKIAYITVPKKERIHCIHWLAWDKLACPKRDGGLGFRDFWAFNLAMVAKQGWKLLSDPVSLVSRFFKARYFPNSSFLNANLGSNPSFMWRSLWKARDVLCLGCRWSIGTGSNIKVLHDSWLWGSTYFRVSGLFLEGVYNLTVQDLLLPNSKQWNVGVVNSLFEQVVADQILNTPLIEEVVDDVLIWNEERSGAYSVRIGREDKKDAGRFAMVVESLWKNQNNIVWNNNREDLARIGIQAYYNWFDWFNARDDLGVNIDPQLPMVRNPPAVGWLKCNVDAGFNNYHQTTNRAWWLRDNLGRFLVAGVAWDKGITSPIEAEALALKEAIQTAITMNLNNVIFESDSQVVIHAINSTVTGKSEFNIIITAIRRLLSLVTNFEVKFIKRQANMVVDSLVKAANSWSRRSFVNVAPPCIDIYLVNDMN, from the exons atgcatttaaaaatAGCATACATTACTGTACCAAAAAAAGAGAGGATACATTGTATTCACTGGCTGGCGTGGGATAAGTTGGCTTGTCCGAAGAGGGATGGAGGATTAGGATTTAGAGATTTTTGGGCGTTTAATTTGGCTATGGTAGCTAAACAAGGATGGAAACTGTTATCCGATCCTGTCTCCTTAGTTTCCAGATTCTTcaaagcaaggtattttcctAATTCCTCGTTTTTGAATGCCAATTTGGGTTCTAATCCAAGCTTTATGTGGAGAAGTCTCTGGAAAGCTAGGGATGTTTTGTGTTTGGGCTGTAGGTGGAGTATCGGTACCGGAAGTAATATCAAAGTTTTACATGATTCCTGGCTTTGGGGAAGTACATATTTTCGTGTCAGTGGCCTGTTCCTTGAAGGTGTGTACAACCTAACGGTTCAAGACCTCCTCTTACCCAATAGTAAGCAATGGAATGTCGGTGTTGTCAACTCTTTATTTGAACAAGTGGTGGCTGATCAgattttgaatactcctttgatTGAGGAGGTAGTTGATGATGTTCTTATTTGGAATGAGGAGAGAAGTGGGGCCTATAGTGTTCGTATAGG TCGGGAGGATAAGAAAGATGCTGGGCGTTTTGCTATGGTTGTAGAGAGTCTGTGGAAGAACCAGAATAATATTGTTTGGAACAATAATAGGGAAGATCTTGCGAGAATTGGTATCCAAGCTTATTACAATTGGTTTGATTGGTTTAATGCTCGGGATGATCTTGGTGTGAATATTGATCCTCAGCTCCCTATGGTTCGGAACCCCCCTGCTGTAGGATGGTTGAAGTGTAATGTCGACGCGGGTTTTAATAATTACCATCAAACTACGAATAGGGCGTGGTGGCTTCGTGATAATTTGGGGAGATTTCTTGTTGCAGGTGTAGCTTGGGATAAAGGTATCACTTCACCTATAGAAGCTGAAGCTTTGGCTCTGAAGGAGGCCATCCAGACTGCTATTACCATGAACTTAAATAATGTGATTTTCGAAAGTGATTCCCAAGTGGTAATTCATGCTATTAATTCTACGGTTACTGGGAAGTCggagtttaatattattattactgcTATCCGGAGATTGTTGAGTCTTGTTACAAACTTTGAGGTGAAGTTTATTAAGcgccaagcgaatatggttgtCGACTCTTTAgttaaggcggccaattcttggtctaggcgtagttTCGTTAATGTTGCACCTCCTTGTATTGACATTTATTTGGTTAATGATATGAATTAA
- the LOC131611443 gene encoding mediator of RNA polymerase II transcription subunit 21-like: MDIISQLQEQVNSIANLAFNTVGTLQRDAPPNRLAPNYPEPPPAQPTEDGANFSEEPKLMSASLVKAAKQFDALVASLPISETGEEAQLKRIAELQAENDAIGQELQKQLEAAEKELNQVQELYSQATDNCLNLKKPDIS, translated from the exons ATGGATATAATCTCCCAGCTACAAGAACAAGTTAATTCGATTGCAAATTTAGCTTTTAATACCGTTGGGACATTGCAAAGGGATGCACCTCCTAATCGGCTCGCACCAAATTACCCTGAACCACCACCTGCACAGCCTACGGAGGATGGGGCAAACTTTTCTGAGGAACCAAAGCTGATGAGTGCTTCTTTGGTGAAAGCTGCTAAGCAG TTTGATGCATTGGTTGCGTCGCTTCCAATATCTGAGACAGGTGAAGAAGCACAGCTTAAGCGGATTGCAGAACTACAA GCTGAAAATGATGCAATAGGCCAAGAACTTCAGAAGCAATTGGAAGCTGCAG AGAAAGAATTAAATCAAGTTCAAGAGTTGTATAGCCAAGCAACAGATAATTGTTTGAACTTGAAGAAACCAGATATCAGTTAG
- the LOC131611444 gene encoding uncharacterized protein LOC131611444, producing MVENGEQIRSPVIRKKAALMESNSQNMASFISPRFKSAAAMAGWDEEALMLAALIVEDTPDRDSKQKKRLVLNSKSPLSNSSRKRRALRNPQPIVLDLDEDETPKKDSGKKKREKKICVGEESKVGEKELTKKGSDVNSNSSGLPCMDKLREELSCAICLEICFEPSTTPCGHSFCRKCLKSAADKCGKKCPKCRQLISNGRSCTVNTVLWNTIQLLFPQEIEARKVAAASAINNRQAVQNPIPEKTFYTSTRNRSLQPYPSSRSMNSRRNEAATTQDEEDAALARRLQREIDRENNNRRTSTLSSMVRARSRRGVSNQDEDAAFALRLQRNEFMQAFRSSSQEPSSSSSSTLLAGPNLRAMATRAMNLRNRERRV from the exons ATGGTAGAAAATGGAGAACAAATTCGAAGTCCCGTAATCCGAAAGAAAGCGGCTTTGATGGAATCAAATAGCCAAAATATGGCTTCTTTTATCAGTCCTAGGTTCAAATCTGCTGCTGCTATGGCTGGTTGGGATGAAGAAGCACTTATGCTTGCCGCTCTCATTGTTGAAGATACCCCGGATCGAGATTCCAAACAAAAGAAACGGCTTGTTTTGAATTCCAAATCGCCGCTATCCAATTCATCAAG GAAACGTAGAGCTTTGAGGAATCCACAACCgattgttcttgatcttgatgaagatgaaacCCCCAAAAAAG ATAGtgggaagaagaagagagaaaagaaaatttgTGTCGGCGAAGAAAGTAAAGTTGGAGAAAAGGAATTGACTAAGAAGGGATCTGATGTTAATTCTAATAGTTCTGGTCTTCCTTGTATGGATAAGCTAAGAGAGGAGCTTTCATGTGCA ATTTGTTTGGAGATATGCTTTGAGCCAAGTACCACTCCTTGTGGTCATAG CTTTTGTAGAAAATGTCTGAAATCTGCTGCAGACAAGTGTGGCAAAAAGTGTCCCAAATGCAGGCAATTGATAAG CAATGGACGATCGTGCACGGTGAACACGGTTCTCTGGAACACGATTCAACTTCTATTTCCTCAAGAAATTGAAGCAAGGAAAGTTGCTGCTGCTAGCGCCATAAATAATAGACAAGCTGTTCAGAATCCAATTCCAGAAAAAACATTCTATACTAGCACAAGGAATAGAAGTTTACAACCATATCCGTCCAGTAGGAGTATGAATTCAAGGAGAAACGAGGCGGCAACAACACAGGATGAAGAGGATGCTGCATTGGCTAGAAGGCTGCAAAGAGAAATTGATAGAGAAAACAACAACCGTAGAACTTCAACATTATCATCGATGGTTAGAGCGAGGTCAAGAAGAGGGGTTTCTAACCAAGATGAAGATGCTGCTTTTGCTCTAAGGTTGCAAAGAAATGAGTTTATGCAAGCTTTTAGAAGTAGCAGCCAGGAAccgtcatcttcttcttcctccacaTTATTAGCTGGACCAAATTTGAGGGCTATGGCAACTAGAGCCATGAATCTTCGTAATAGAGAGAGAAGGGTTTAA